The genomic segment GAGGCCTGTGCCTTTCGTGACGATCTGCACAAGCTCACGGCCCTGGGCGCCCAGGTGGTGGGCATCAGCGTGGACGACAGCGTGTCCCATAAGGCCTTCGCCGAGAAATACCACCTGCCCTTTCCCCTCCTGGCGGACAAGGACGGCGCCGTGGCCAGTCGCTATGGCGCTCTTTCCGATCTCTGGCTGATGAAGTTTGCCAAGCGTCACACCTTCCTGATTGATCCTCGAGGCAATGTTGCCCGACGTTATCTCTCGGTGGAGGTCTCCCGCCACTCGGCAGAAATCATCAACGACCTGAAAACCCTGACCACAGCAACACCGTAGCCCGGAGCCGGAGCCCAGGCGATAGAATCGCTTCCTTTTTCGCCAGGGCCTCCCGATGTGGTTTCGCAATCTGCAAGTCTTTCGTATTCCCCGCAATTGGGAACTTCCCCTCGCCGACTTCGATAAGCAGCTTTCCCGGCAATTGTTCCAGGCCTGCGGCAGTCAGGATGCCCAGAGCCGGGGCTGGATTTCCCCCCGGGGCAATGATCAGCTGGTCCATAGCCTGAATCGTCAGTGGTTGATCGCCCTCGGGTCCGAACAAAAATTGCTGCCCGGCGCCGTGGTCAAGCAGGAAGCCCAGCAGCGGGCGATTCATTTCGAGGAGGAACAGGGTTATAAGCCGGGACGCAAGCAGATGCAGGAAATCCGCGACCAGGTGACCATGGAACTGCTGCCCCGAGCCTTCAGTCGCTATCGCTCCACTCAAGTATGGCTGGACCCGATTGCCGGCTGGCTTTGCATGGATGCATCCAGTACCGCCCGGGCAGATGAAATTCTCGAAGTGCTGGGCAAGTCCCTGGATGATGCTCCCGTCTCCCGGCTGCGCACCCAGGTGTCGCCGGCCGC from the Denitratisoma oestradiolicum genome contains:
- a CDS encoding peroxiredoxin produces the protein MTVLKRLARLACALLGIVAPFASGADAPAPGSLAPVFSLPDQDGKLRRLEEWRGKWVVLYFYPKDDTPGCTTEACAFRDDLHKLTALGAQVVGISVDDSVSHKAFAEKYHLPFPLLADKDGAVASRYGALSDLWLMKFAKRHTFLIDPRGNVARRYLSVEVSRHSAEIINDLKTLTTATP
- a CDS encoding recombination-associated protein RdgC produces the protein MWFRNLQVFRIPRNWELPLADFDKQLSRQLFQACGSQDAQSRGWISPRGNDQLVHSLNRQWLIALGSEQKLLPGAVVKQEAQQRAIHFEEEQGYKPGRKQMQEIRDQVTMELLPRAFSRYRSTQVWLDPIAGWLCMDASSTARADEILEVLGKSLDDAPVSRLRTQVSPAAAMADWLASGEAPSGFTVDRDCELKAHGNEQATVRYVRHALDGDEIRSHLEQGKQPTRLGLTWNDRISFILTDKLEIKRLAFLDILKEDAEKQAQDNDELFDIEFTLMTGELNQLLTDLTQALGGEAEED